GCGTTTTACCGTTCCGCCTTGTTTGTTTCGTGTGGTTACCGACTGCAATGAGCTGTTTGCCGGCAGTCGTCATTTTTCGCCGGGAGAGTGAGCGCCCGAACTCGACGACATCATCGTTGGTGGCAATTGCATGCACATCTGTCGATGCTCGATCGTTGTCGAACTGTTCCGATGGCGATGGGCTGCTCAACACAGCTCGAATCGCGTATTCCGAACCCGGCGGGTCAGCCCGGGTAGGCCAGGAACAGCAGAACCCACAGCACGCACACGAAGAGCCCCACACTGCCGGTGGCCACGCCGGTGATGGCCATGCCGCGACCGGGGAGGTTGCTGTATAAAGAGACCCCGCCGAGTGCGAGCGCCACGATCGTCAACGGCCAGGCGACCAAACCGACCAAGGGCACGAAACTGAACAGGACACCGAGAATACCGCACACCATCGAGGCAACGGCCATGCCTTTCGGTTCGGGATGACGCACCGGCATGACCGGTATGAACGATGGCTGCTGCGGAACATGAGACATGTCGGAAACCTCGTGTTGGTATTGCGGAATTGAGTGTTGCTGTTTCATACCAGCTGTTCGGGGCTACTGCCGCTCCGTGGGTCGAGAGAGGCCACGAGTTCGACGAGCCGGCGTATCTCGGTTTCTGTCGGGGACAGTTCGAAGGCGTGGTGGTGACACGCCCGGCTGAGCCCGTACCAGGCAGCTTGAAGATTCTCGGCGACCGAGCTGCTCATTCGCGCTCGCAACAGGATGAGGCGGGTGCGCATCGTAGCCGCGTCCGCCGGAGTGTTTTCCGCCCGGCACAGTGCCCGAGTGATGTCCTCGAGCGCTTGCCTCCCGAGAAAAGCCGCGGCGCGGGGAGCCCGATGCCGCGGGATGCTCGTCGTCCCCTCCAGTACTGCCCGCGCGCCGACCAGGAGTCGTGCGGGGAGCTCGTCATCAGTGGTACTCATCGGCGCCCCTGCAGCAGATCGTTCACTGTCTCGTCGAGATCCCTCACGGTGCCGATCGGGTTGCGAGTCAGCTCTTCGTGCGTGCCGCTGCTGCACACCTCCAGGGTCGGTGCGCGCCAAGGTTTTGCTTGGCACCATTTGGTGAGATCGGCGTCCGCACGGTCATACAGAGCCAGCGAGACCCGTGGCTTGACTCGCGTGGTCGCATTCCACGTATCCTCGGTGTCCACCTTTGCGGCACCGGTTGCGTACCGGCGATACAGGAAGACGTCTCGGGCTGCTGCCTCGACCGCCATGCGGCACAAGCCGGGCAGCACACGTGCTTTGACCTCCGGGGCGACCTCGGGGTCCTTGGCCAGTGCACGCGCATCACCGATGTAGTGGTGCGCCGGGTCTGAGCCGGGGGTAGTGGTCACGACCGAGCCTTTTCCACGCGTGACTTCCAGAATGCGGGCATGTGCCCCGGTGCGTCGCGCGGCTTCCGGCAGGCGGTCGTCGTGGGAGAACACGATGACCTGCCTGTCCCGGGCAATCCGGGAGAGCACCTGCACGAATCCGTCCACTTTGGTTGGGTCCATGGCTTGGACGGGATCGTCGAGGAGGACGAAGCGAAGCGGACTCTCGGGCATGGTGGCACGCGGCAGGAACAGCGCCAGCGCCAATGCGTGCAGCTCTCCCTGGCTCATCACGCCGAGCGCCCCTGTCTGTTCGCCGTCGACATCCGCGTGCAGGCTGACCTTCCGTCGAGGGCCGCTCCCTTCGAGGGTGATCGATCCCAGATCGACGTTGCTCTCCTGGCGCAGTTGCGCCCAGATCTCGCGGGCCCGCTCGGCGAGAGGTTCGAGTCGCTGGTTGCGCAGATCGTTGGAGTTGCCTTTGAGCCATGTGTGGGCCTTTTTGACGCGTGCGAGCGTGTCGGCCTGCTCGTGTGCCGTGCGCGCGTGGCCCAACCAGGTGGCGACTTGTTCGGCAAGAGGGGCCCACGCATCTTCCCGCTCGGCAAGCGCGGTGGCGGCTTCATCACGCAGTGCGGACACGGCTTCGGCGAGCTCGGCATAGGAGGCGGCCACGTGATCGGCCAGCGCCGAATTGTCGTCCGGAGGCTGCATCCATCGGGCATGTGCCGCTTGCGCGCGGGTCAGTGTCGACAGCTCGATGTCCCGGGGGGCGGTAGGAGTAGGGACCCGGGCGACGAGTTCGCGCAGATGTCGGGCTCGATGGTGTACCGCATCGCGGGCTTGCCGTGCTGCGGCCAGCCTGGCCTCGTCCTCGTTGAGTTGCGCGAGGACGCGCTTGCCCCACTCGTCGTCGAGGGTTCCTTCTCCACAGACCGGACACGGGGTTTCTCCGTGCTGATGCTGGAACTCCAGGGCCTGACGTAGCAGCACGGTGCGGTGATCCTCACCGAGCAAGGAATTTTCCAGCAGGATGAGCTCTTCGGCGAGGGTTGAACGGAGGGCGCCGACAGCGTCATCGACCTCCTGCTGAGGCGGAACCCACGCGTGTGCCAGTTCCTGGAGCCGGGTGAGAGCGCCGTCGGATCGCGTGCCTGTTCCGGTGACAAGCTCCTGGATCCGGTTGAGGTCCGGCTTGCGCTTGCGAAGTAGTTCCCGGACCTCTACCGCGCGCTCATCGGTGCACGCTTCGAGATGCGGGATGAGTGCTTCTCGAAGGCTCTTGGCGGTCTTTTCGGGCTCTCGGAGCCGTTTGACGGCAGCTCTGAGTCGCTGTGTCGCGTCGGAAAGCTGTTCCAGGCCGAGCAGGTTGGCCAGTGCGTCGTGCAGTTCGCTCGGTCCGGCCTCCAGCAGGCCACCGAGTTCGTCGTAGGACAGGATGGGCCGGTGCAGTTCGAGCGCGTTTCCCCAACCGAGAGAGCTCGTGCCCGCCTCGCGGGACTTCCCGTGTCGCTGTGTCCACGTTGAGCATTCGGTGAGCATGGCCGATTTCGGCCAATCAACACCGACCGTGGTAGCGCCCGCGCCTTCCTCTGCCAGCCGCACCCGGATAGCCGGGCTCGCACCGTCGTGGATGTTGCGCCAGTTCTGCTGCCAGACCACCGAGTTCTTTTTCTTCCAGCGGTAGCTGTAGCCGGTCAGTGCCAGTTCGAGCGCCTCGGCGAAGCTGGATTTGCCGGAGCCGTTGCGGCCGGCGACGATCGTGAGGCCGGGGCCGGGAGTCAGCTCCAGTGTGGCCGTCGGTCCGACCCCTCGGAAGCCGGTGACCTCGATGGCGGAGAGGAAAGCACCGGCAGGTTCGGGATCGGATTCGTCGGTGTTCTGCCTCGTCGGTGGCTGCGGTGGTTGTTGCGGTGGAGTGGGCTCCTCACCGAGCGCCTCGGTGAGGGCTTGCTCGCTTTCCAGCGCGGCGAGGATGATCATTTCCGTGTCCTCGCCGAGTGCGGTGTCCTTCTCCGCCAGGTTCAGGACGGTCGAGACCAATTGTCCGTTCGTGTCATGGGATTCTTCGCTCATCGGGTTTCCCGTCTTTCGGAGCTGGGGAACTCGCGCATCACCGCGCGAGCGTGGCGGGGAGAGGGATGTCCCTGGCCGGGAAGGGGCACAGGTGCGGCAGGGAACCTCGACCGGTCAGCGGGGCCGGACGGCAGGGTCCGCCCGGCCGCCGGGATCCGTCAGAACTGTCCGGAGAAGTACACGGTCTCGGAGGCGAAGACGTTGGGCTGCACCGAGACTTGCAGCTTTCCGGTTTCCTCGTCGATCTCGTAGACCGAGGTGAAGGTGGTCGAACCACCCGGCGGGAGCTGGACGTCCGGCAGCGAGTCCCCGGCCATGTGGTTCTGCTGGGCCACCTGGCCGTTGTGCTGCACGGTCAGCTTGGTCGACATGGCGTTGTACTCGTCGTCGCCCTTGTTGGTGATGGTCACGTCGAGGGCGACGTAGCGCTTGCCTTCCGGCGCCTGTGTGAACTGATTGGACGAGGTGTACTCCTCCGGGGCGGAAACCGTGATGACCTCGCCGCCGCTCCAGGTGTGGGTCTCACCGAAGTCGAGGCGAGTCACGCCCGAGGAGTCCTGCTGTGTGTTCTCCTCCGGTGCCGGGTTCTGCTGTTCCTGCTTATCCGCGGCTTGTGCATCGGCGTTGGCGGTTTCCGATCCTGCGGACGGAGTGGCGTTGTCCTGCGCATTCGCCGCCCCGAAGATGAAGGCGATCAGCACGAGGCCGCCGACGATCCACGGCCACTTCTTGCGCTTCTTGTACTGCGGCGGCTGGGCCGGCTGCGGCTGTTGAAACTGCTGCTGCCCCATGTACTGCGGCTGCTGCGGGGGCTGCTGCGGCGGGTGCGACATGACTCTTCCTTTGCTGTGCGGGATTCACGGAGCTGAGGGTTCACGGAGTGCTGTGTCGTCTCCGTGCGGTGTGTGCCGCTCTCGGCGGCAGTGATGAAGGGGGCGGCGACCGACTGCCGGCCTCGCTCGTCGGCGCTGCGAGTTCGTTGACGCCAAAAGGTAATCATGGCTGTGTGAACCTTGTCAACACAGGTTGCGAGTGTGCTACTGTTTTCGTCGTGACCGAGCACCAGGGAGCGTCGACAGGTTCCGGCGCCACGATCAACGCGGTGGACATCGCCCGGCTCGCAGGCGTGGGCCGCGCTGCGGTGAGCAACTGGCGCAAGCGCTACGAGGACTTCCCCGAACCTGTCGCGGGCACGGCGAGCAGTCCGCTGTTCGACGCCGAACAGGCTCGTGCGTGGCTCCGGGAGCAGGGCAAGCTCAAGGAGCTGCCGCTGCGCGACGAGCTGTGGCGCGCGTTGGAGGAGCTGCGATCGACGACCGATCCCGGCGAGGCTCTGATCACCTTCGCGGTGGGGCTGCGCCATTTCGCCGCTCGCGAGACCAAGCCGGCCGACGAGCTCGATGCCGAGGTGCTCGCCGACGACGTGTCCTTCGTCGAGTCCGTCGCCGAGCGGATCGCCGCGACCGGTGCGGAACAGGAGTGGCTGGAGCCGGCGGTACCTGAGGGGAGGTGGGCGCCGCTGCTGCGGCTGCTCGACCGGGTACTCGACGAGCCGGAGGAATTCGATGCGCTGGTGCTGTCGTGGGCGGATCGTCTCGGCCGCCACGGCGGCGCGGTGCCCTCGGAACTGGCCGAGCTGATGTACCGACTCGCGGAGGGCACTCGCGTGCTCGATCCCCATTGCGGTCTCGGTGAGCTGCTCCGGCCCGCAGCCGAGGCCACCCCGACCGGGAAGGATGAGCCCGCCGTGGCCGGTCAGCATCCGGACCGGCAGGTGGCCCGGATCGCGGCGGCGTCCCTGTGGTTCCGCTGCGGGATCGTGCCCCGGATCGAGGTGGGGGATGCGCTGCGCGCCGACGCGTTCACCGGCGAGACCTTCGACTCGGTGCTGTGTGCCCCGCCGTGGGGAGTCAAGGACTGGGGCTTCGAGGAGCTGCAGTTCGATCCGCGCTGGGAGTACGGACTCCCGCCACGCCGACTGCCGGAGCTGGCGTGGGTGCAGCACGCGCTGGCCCACCTCGATCGGAGCGGGACGGCCGTGCTGTTGCTGCCCGCCGGGGTCGGTTTCCAGACACGGGGACGGCGCATCCGCGCGGAGCTGATCCGGCGCGGTGCACTGCGCGCGGTGATCGCACTGCCGGCCGGGGCGTTCACGATGCTTTCGGCCTCGACACCGATCGTGCTGTGGGTGCTGCGCTCTCCCGAATCCACCACGGAGCATTCCGACGGGGTTCTCCTGGTCGACGGCTCCGAGTTGCGTTCCGGCCGGACTCCGGACTGGCAGGCCCTGTCGGATCTGGCGCTGTCCGCGTGGCGGGAGTTCGAGTCCACGGGGGAGTGCCCGGAGCGGCCCGGAAAGTGCGGGGTGGTGCCCGCCATCGACCTGCTCGACGACGAGGTGAACCTGACCCCGGCGCGGCACCTGCCCGTGACACCCGAGATCGACGTGGCTGGCATCCGCACCAGCCGGGGTCGGTTCCTCGACGTGCTCGGGCAGTTGCCGCAGCTCGTGCCGGAGGTAGCTCCGCGGAGCGACCCCCCCGCGCCGTCCACCACGATCAACGAGCTGTCCCGAATCGGGGCCCTGACGGTGCGGCAGCAACCCGGCCCCGCCGCCAAGGAGGAGACGGAAGGAGCACTTCCCGCCTTGACGGGACGGGACGTGACCCGGGGCAGCGCGCCGTCCGGGTTCTGGGACGACTCGGGGCCCCGCGAGCCGATCTGGCTGCAGCCGGGTGATGTGGTGGTGCCGATGCTGGGCGGGAACCTGACCAGCCGGGTGATCGGTGAGGAACGGGCCGTGCTCGGCACGCACCTGTGGCTGCTGCGTCCGAACCCGGAGCAACTCGACCCGTGGTTTCTGGCCGGGTTTCTGCGCAACTCCGCGAACACGGTGCTGACCACCGGTTCGATGGCCGCGCGCCTGGACGTGCGCAAGGTGGAGCTACCCCGTATCCCGCTGAGCGAGCAACACCCCTACGCGAACGCGTTCAAGCAGCTTTTTCTGCTCGAACGCGGCCTGCGGCAGGTCCAGCAACACGGGGGCGATCTGATCACCACGATGATCGATGGGATGGCGAGCAACGCGCTGCGGCCCCCGGAGGGGCCGGGGAACAGCGACAACACCACTGGCACCGTCGACGACACACACGAGTGACCGAACCGGCGGGTCCGGCACAGGAAGGAATGAGCGTGAGCGGTAAACATCAGGAACTGGCGGGCTTCATCTGGTCCGTCGCCGATCTCCTGCGCGGGGATTTCAAGCAGTCCGACTACGGCAAGGTGATCCTGCCGTTGACGGTGCTGCGCCGGCTGGACTGCGTGCTGGAGCCGACTCGGGTGGCGGTGCTGGAGCGCCGCAAGAAGGCGGTGGAGGAGCAGGGCATCAAGGACCCGGACCGCCTGCTGCGCAAGACCGCCGGGTACAGCTTCTACAACACCAGCAAGTTCACCTTCCAGCGCAATGTGGAGGGGCTGACCTCACTGCTGGCCGATCCGGATCAGGTCGGCAAGAACCTGCGGGCGTTCATCGGCGGTTTCTCGGCAGAGGCCGCCGAGATCCTGGACAAGTACGACTTCGACACCCAGATCGCCCGCATGGAAGCAGGTGGCATCCTCTACAAGGTGGTGGCCAAGTTCGCCGCGATCGACTTGCACCCGCAGACGGTGTCGAACCAGCAGATGGGCTACCTGTTCGAGGAGCTGATCCGGCGGTTCTCGGAAATGTCCAACGAGACGGCCGGTGAGCACTTCACCCCGCGCGAGGTCATCAAGCTGATGACGAACCTGCTGCTGGACCCGGACCAGGACAAGATCGTCCAGCCCGGCGCGACGCTGCGGGTGCTGGATCCGGCCTGCGGCACGGGCGGCATGCTCTCGGCGGCCGAGGACGTCATCAGGTCCTACAACGAGGATGCCACGGTCACGGCCTTCGGCCAGGAGCTCAATCCCGAGTCGTATGCGATCTGCAAGTCGGACCTGCTGATCAAGAATCAGGACGCAGGCAACATCGCGCACGGAAACTCCTTCAGCCACGACCGGCACTACGGCAAGCGGTTCGACTACCTGCTGGCCAACCCACCGTTCGGGGTGGAGTGGAAGAAGGTCCGCGACGACGTGGAGCGCGAACACGAGCTCGGTAACGCGGGTCGGTTCGGGGCCGGGCTGCCGCGGATCAACGATGGGTCGCTGCTGTTTCTGCAACACATGATCGCGCACATGAAAAAGCCCGAGGACGGTGGTTCGCGGATCGCGATCGTGTTCAACGGTTCCCCGCTGTTCACCGGTGCTGCCGAGTCGGGGGAGTCGAACATCCGCCGTTGGATCCTGGAGAACGACTGGCTGGAGGGCATCGTCGCCCTGCCGGATCAGCTGTTCTACAACACCGGCATCTCCACCTACTTCTGGATCCTGTCCAATCGCAAGGCGGCCAAGGATCGGGGCAAGGTGACCCTGCTCGACGCGCGCGAGTACTGGGCCAAGATGCGCAAGAGCCTCGGCGACAAGCGCAAGCACATTCCCGAAGAGCACATCGGCGAGCTCACCCGGCTCTACAACGAGGCTTCGACCATTGCGGCCGACGAGACGCACGAGCTGCACGACAAGGTCAAGATCTTCGACACCACCGATTTCGGCTATCAGCGCATCACCGTCGAGCGACCGCTCAAGCAGCGCTTCGAGGTCACCGAGGACACCGTTGCCGAGGTCGAGGCGGCCAAGCCGCTGGCGAAGTTCGACGACCGCGAGGCCCTGCTGGCCGCGCTGCGCGGCCTGGTCGGGCAGAACTGGTGGAAGAAGGTCGACTTCGAGTCGGCGTTCCGTGCCGCGCTGGCTGAGGCCGGGGCCACCGGTAAGCTGCCCGCGCCGGTGAACAAAGCCGTGGTGCACGCGGTCGCGGTCGCCGATGCTGAGGGTGAACTGCAGACCGACAAGGTGGGCAACGCTCTGCCGGATCCGGACCTGCGGGACAACGAGAACGTGCCGCTGGATCAGGAGAGTGCCGACCTTTTCCTGATCATGAGGGAAAACGAAGGATCGGATGATTCCGAGCGGCAACGTGAGTATGAACGGGCGCGCCAACGACTGAACGAAATACGTGATGGTTACCTCGCCCGCGAGGTCCTCCCGCACGTGCCCGACGCCTGGGTCGACCACAGCAAGACGAAGATCGGCTATGAGATCCCCTTCACCCGGCATTTCTACAAGTACGTGCCACCCCGTCCGCTGAAAGAGATCGACGCCGAACTCAAGCAACTCGAATCCGAGATCCAGTCACTGCTGTCGGAGGTGACGGAGTGAACGCTAGTGCCAAGATTGGCCGAGTAGCTCGTACAATCAGCGGAACTGGTTTTCCGGAGGATGCGCAAGGCGACACTACGGGGATGCCATTCATCAAAGTATCAGACTTGTCTGCTGCGCCGAATATAAGCGGCATTGTAGGTGCACAGAATTATGTCACACAAGATACTGTAGTTCGGCTTGGTGCGCGCATTGCTCCTGCGGGATCGGTAGTGTTCCCTAAAGTGGGTGCGGCGCTCCTGAAAAACACGCGACGATTGCTCTTGGTTGACGCCTGCATGGACAACAACCTTATGGGTGTGTATCCATTGCAGGGGGAGCCTCGCTTTTGGAAGTATGCATTTGATCTCGTCGACTTGGCGGAACTGTCACCTGGGGGGCCTCTTCCCTATGTGTCCGACTCTCAAGTGCGGGATCTTGAAATACCCTTTCCTGGCCTCGAAGAGCAGCGCCGCATCGCCGACTTCCTCGACGTCGAAACATCCCGAATCGATAAGATTACCGCAGGCAAGCGTGCCAGTGCTCACTTGCTTGAAGAGCGAATCGATGTTGTTGCCGATAACCTGATTCGTGGTGTGCACGAATCAAACCATTGCCCTTCTGGGTATGGCCCTCTCGGGGAAACCCCTATTGGATGGATGGAGGGGCGTCTTCGTAGTATCGAATGCGAAGTGCAAACAGGTCCTTTTGGTAGTCAATTACATGCCGACGACTATATCGAGAATGGCTGGCCAGTGATCAACCCTGCAAACATTACTCGGGATGGGTTGCAGCAGGATAGTCAAGTTACGGTCAGCGACGAAGTCAGGGAGCGGCTTGGTCGCCATATCTTGCAGAGTGGTGACGTTGTTTTTGCCCGCAGAGGAGAACTGGGAAGGTCGTCGGTTGTTGGTGATGCCCAAGCGGGGTGGGTATGCGGAACTGGGTCGCTTCGCCTAAGAATAAACCAGAGCCTTTTCAATTCTTCGTACTTGCACAGATACCTTCAGATTCCTGCTATCAGACATTATTTTCAGAAGCAGTCTGTTGGTAGCACGATGGCAAATTTGAATACTTCTATACTGCTTTCAATGCCACTCTTGATTCCGCCATTTGACGAGCAGGAAAAGATCGCAAGGGAATGCGACCGAGAAGAGTATTATTTCTCTATGTTGACGGCAAAAATTAACCGCCAACTCGAACTCCTGCAAGAACGTAAGCAGGCGCTGATCACGGCTGCGGTGACGGGGCAGATCGATGTGACCACGGCGGGGCGGGCGACGTCGGATCTGCGCGCGTAGCGGCGAGTCCGCATCGCTGAACGCTCGTTGCCCGGCTGTGATCGCGGCCGGGCAGGGTGGTGTGTGCGCCGGCAGCAGGGCATGACCAGAGGAAGGAAGCATGAACGAACCACCGAGACCGGAGGTTGCCCCCTCGGGAGTCGGCGAGCACACCGCTACCGCTGCCGACACGTCCAGGATCGGGGATTCCGCGCGGCAGGTGCTGGCCGACGCCTGGTCC
This Haloactinomyces albus DNA region includes the following protein-coding sequences:
- a CDS encoding N-6 DNA methylase → MTEHQGASTGSGATINAVDIARLAGVGRAAVSNWRKRYEDFPEPVAGTASSPLFDAEQARAWLREQGKLKELPLRDELWRALEELRSTTDPGEALITFAVGLRHFAARETKPADELDAEVLADDVSFVESVAERIAATGAEQEWLEPAVPEGRWAPLLRLLDRVLDEPEEFDALVLSWADRLGRHGGAVPSELAELMYRLAEGTRVLDPHCGLGELLRPAAEATPTGKDEPAVAGQHPDRQVARIAAASLWFRCGIVPRIEVGDALRADAFTGETFDSVLCAPPWGVKDWGFEELQFDPRWEYGLPPRRLPELAWVQHALAHLDRSGTAVLLLPAGVGFQTRGRRIRAELIRRGALRAVIALPAGAFTMLSASTPIVLWVLRSPESTTEHSDGVLLVDGSELRSGRTPDWQALSDLALSAWREFESTGECPERPGKCGVVPAIDLLDDEVNLTPARHLPVTPEIDVAGIRTSRGRFLDVLGQLPQLVPEVAPRSDPPAPSTTINELSRIGALTVRQQPGPAAKEETEGALPALTGRDVTRGSAPSGFWDDSGPREPIWLQPGDVVVPMLGGNLTSRVIGEERAVLGTHLWLLRPNPEQLDPWFLAGFLRNSANTVLTTGSMAARLDVRKVELPRIPLSEQHPYANAFKQLFLLERGLRQVQQHGGDLITTMIDGMASNALRPPEGPGNSDNTTGTVDDTHE
- a CDS encoding DUF4190 domain-containing protein; the protein is MSHVPQQPSFIPVMPVRHPEPKGMAVASMVCGILGVLFSFVPLVGLVAWPLTIVALALGGVSLYSNLPGRGMAITGVATGSVGLFVCVLWVLLFLAYPG
- a CDS encoding restriction endonuclease subunit S, translating into MNASAKIGRVARTISGTGFPEDAQGDTTGMPFIKVSDLSAAPNISGIVGAQNYVTQDTVVRLGARIAPAGSVVFPKVGAALLKNTRRLLLVDACMDNNLMGVYPLQGEPRFWKYAFDLVDLAELSPGGPLPYVSDSQVRDLEIPFPGLEEQRRIADFLDVETSRIDKITAGKRASAHLLEERIDVVADNLIRGVHESNHCPSGYGPLGETPIGWMEGRLRSIECEVQTGPFGSQLHADDYIENGWPVINPANITRDGLQQDSQVTVSDEVRERLGRHILQSGDVVFARRGELGRSSVVGDAQAGWVCGTGSLRLRINQSLFNSSYLHRYLQIPAIRHYFQKQSVGSTMANLNTSILLSMPLLIPPFDEQEKIARECDREEYYFSMLTAKINRQLELLQERKQALITAAVTGQIDVTTAGRATSDLRA
- a CDS encoding type I restriction-modification system subunit M → MSVSGKHQELAGFIWSVADLLRGDFKQSDYGKVILPLTVLRRLDCVLEPTRVAVLERRKKAVEEQGIKDPDRLLRKTAGYSFYNTSKFTFQRNVEGLTSLLADPDQVGKNLRAFIGGFSAEAAEILDKYDFDTQIARMEAGGILYKVVAKFAAIDLHPQTVSNQQMGYLFEELIRRFSEMSNETAGEHFTPREVIKLMTNLLLDPDQDKIVQPGATLRVLDPACGTGGMLSAAEDVIRSYNEDATVTAFGQELNPESYAICKSDLLIKNQDAGNIAHGNSFSHDRHYGKRFDYLLANPPFGVEWKKVRDDVEREHELGNAGRFGAGLPRINDGSLLFLQHMIAHMKKPEDGGSRIAIVFNGSPLFTGAAESGESNIRRWILENDWLEGIVALPDQLFYNTGISTYFWILSNRKAAKDRGKVTLLDAREYWAKMRKSLGDKRKHIPEEHIGELTRLYNEASTIAADETHELHDKVKIFDTTDFGYQRITVERPLKQRFEVTEDTVAEVEAAKPLAKFDDREALLAALRGLVGQNWWKKVDFESAFRAALAEAGATGKLPAPVNKAVVHAVAVADAEGELQTDKVGNALPDPDLRDNENVPLDQESADLFLIMRENEGSDDSERQREYERARQRLNEIRDGYLAREVLPHVPDAWVDHSKTKIGYEIPFTRHFYKYVPPRPLKEIDAELKQLESEIQSLLSEVTE
- a CDS encoding AAA family ATPase gives rise to the protein MSEESHDTNGQLVSTVLNLAEKDTALGEDTEMIILAALESEQALTEALGEEPTPPQQPPQPPTRQNTDESDPEPAGAFLSAIEVTGFRGVGPTATLELTPGPGLTIVAGRNGSGKSSFAEALELALTGYSYRWKKKNSVVWQQNWRNIHDGASPAIRVRLAEEGAGATTVGVDWPKSAMLTECSTWTQRHGKSREAGTSSLGWGNALELHRPILSYDELGGLLEAGPSELHDALANLLGLEQLSDATQRLRAAVKRLREPEKTAKSLREALIPHLEACTDERAVEVRELLRKRKPDLNRIQELVTGTGTRSDGALTRLQELAHAWVPPQQEVDDAVGALRSTLAEELILLENSLLGEDHRTVLLRQALEFQHQHGETPCPVCGEGTLDDEWGKRVLAQLNEDEARLAAARQARDAVHHRARHLRELVARVPTPTAPRDIELSTLTRAQAAHARWMQPPDDNSALADHVAASYAELAEAVSALRDEAATALAEREDAWAPLAEQVATWLGHARTAHEQADTLARVKKAHTWLKGNSNDLRNQRLEPLAERAREIWAQLRQESNVDLGSITLEGSGPRRKVSLHADVDGEQTGALGVMSQGELHALALALFLPRATMPESPLRFVLLDDPVQAMDPTKVDGFVQVLSRIARDRQVIVFSHDDRLPEAARRTGAHARILEVTRGKGSVVTTTPGSDPAHHYIGDARALAKDPEVAPEVKARVLPGLCRMAVEAAARDVFLYRRYATGAAKVDTEDTWNATTRVKPRVSLALYDRADADLTKWCQAKPWRAPTLEVCSSGTHEELTRNPIGTVRDLDETVNDLLQGRR
- a CDS encoding DUF4352 domain-containing protein — translated: MSHPPQQPPQQPQYMGQQQFQQPQPAQPPQYKKRKKWPWIVGGLVLIAFIFGAANAQDNATPSAGSETANADAQAADKQEQQNPAPEENTQQDSSGVTRLDFGETHTWSGGEVITVSAPEEYTSSNQFTQAPEGKRYVALDVTITNKGDDEYNAMSTKLTVQHNGQVAQQNHMAGDSLPDVQLPPGGSTTFTSVYEIDEETGKLQVSVQPNVFASETVYFSGQF